A segment of the Deltaproteobacteria bacterium genome:
CGAAGCCGTCAGGGATGGACTGCAGCCTGGGACCGATCCGCCCCAAAACGCTATACACTTTCTGCTCTGGCTTGTCCCGAACGCTGCAGGTGTTCAGGACGACCACATCGGCCTCTTCCTCGACAGTCTCCTCCCATCCCCTGCTTCGCAAGGAAGCAGAAATCCAGGACGAGTCGCAGACGTTCATCTGACAGCCGAAGGTCAGGACGTGGAAACTCCGGCTCACCTTCGGAAATCCCCCAACCAGCGACGAAGAAACTCCAGAACGGCCGCCACCCCTCTTTCCGGGTCCGGGCAATCATTCTCGATCACCAGTTCGGCCTCTGGATTCTCCTCGAAGGGCACATCCACCCCGACCACCTGCCCCAGACCGGGAAAGTTTTGACCGGTGCGCCTGCGCTCCAAGGCCTTCTCATACAGCCCGGCCATGACCAGCCCTTCGGGCCGGGCCGCCTCCCGGGCCATGGCCGTTTCCAGTCTGCATCGAACCATAACCTCAACGAACCGTGGGGCCAGGTTTCGGCAATGATCCCTCATGGCCCGTTTGGGAGCGGTGCCGTCCATGACCACCCGTCTCCCGTCCCTGGCCAGGGCAGCCCCTTCCTCGGCGAATAGGCGATAGGCCTCGGCCCGTTCCTCGCCGGAATAGGTCGGATTCGGAAAATAGGATTTCCTGCGGGCATCCATCTCCAAAAGATCCACGTCCATGCCTTCGGCCCGCAGGGCTTTGGCCACGCCCCGGGCCAGGCTGCTCTTGCCGGAACCGGGCAGGCCGACGAACCACATCGCCCATCCTTTTTTGAAGATTCCGCTCACGGCACCATGTACTTGTTAATGTTCCGCCAGTCGAAGACCTCGTCATCGAGCACACGTTCCATGAACCGGAACAGGCCTTCCCTGACCTGGGGCGGATGGTTCGGATACCATTCGGGAGAGGCGATGACCAGAGCCCGGAACACGAAGTACGGGGCGATGACCTCCAGCATTTCCGAATCCTCGGTCCGTCCGAGGTATTCTTCCCAGAAGGCCGTGTATAGAGCTTCGAAATGCCCGCCGAGCCCGGCATGTCCGTAGAGACTGAACAGAAGATAATTGCAGGTCATGGTGGACACGTCGTCGGCCGGCTCGCCCCATTCACCCCGGCTGCGGTCCAATACGGTGAAGTCGCCGTCCGGGCGGACCAGGACGTTCCAGGGATGGAAATCCCCATGCACGGCGCAGAGACGGTGGGTATAGCCCCGCAGCTTCCAGCGCCAGTCGATCAGGCGTTTTTCCAGGGCCTTGATTCGCTTGACCGGAAATGGCTCGTAAGGAAAAGGATATCCGTCGACAATGCCCCAGATGCACTCGGAATCCCCGAGGAGCTGTCTGGTCCGGCGGACGTAGAGGTCAGCCGCCTCGTGTTTCCGGGCGTGGACCTCGCTCAGCCAAGCGGCGAAATCCCGGGCCAGACGAACGTCCGAATCGCGAAACTCGCCGTTTTTGATCCGTTCCAGATGCAGGAAATAGTCGTCGCCTTCGACCTTTTCGTTGACGATAAAAAATTCTTTCGGATCCAGGACTGGTTCCAACCGTCCCTGGCCGTCCACATAGCCCAGGCCCAGTGGGCAAACGTGCTTGGGCATCCGGGATCCGGCATCGTACTGGAACATGAGGATGGCGGCCCGGTCCCAGAGAAATTGGTGACCGTACTTGTCCCCGCGCATCATGGACAAGACAGCCTGCCTGGGACGGCCGTCCACTTCAAAACTGACGAGCATCGGCTTGCCGTACCCGAAGTCCTTCATCCCCTGCTCGTCCAGGGAACCGATGTCCCCCACTCCTGTCAGACGGACCTGACCTGGAAAGGTTCGCGTCAGGTAGTTCTCGATATTGGCCAGGCTGAGTTCGATCATGGCTTTCTCCTGTTCAGATCACGATTTTCAAGGCCCCGAGAGGGTGCCATGACCGCCGTCGGCAGTCAACGAATATCGGACCTCCGAGGGCCGAACCATCATCGAAAAAGGAATTCAGGCCGCGATCCTGGCCGTATTCACGGCCATCTTCGACTGGGCCACCTCACCGAGCTCCGTCGCCAAGTCCCGGGTCAACCATCCATTCCGATGCGGGGTAACCAGGGCGTAGAGACTGATCCACGACAATCCCACCAGCCAGAAGGCCGCATAGGGAAAGGCCCAGAGAAAGTCGGTGTTCCGGTTCCGCACGAAATGGAACAAGGCCGGAACCAAAGCCGCCGTGACGAGGCCGATGAGGAGATTGTAGCCGGCCAACAAAGGCCAGATCATCAGGACCAGGGGAAGGGACAGCTTGAAGCATTCGCCAACGGACATCCTGAGGAGATGGACGAGAAGGTTGATCCGGGCCCCGGTAGCTCCTTCCGGGCGAAAACGTTTGAAGGCGAACCGACAGAGTGCCAGGGTTTCCCGGATGTTGCTCCGGGCCCAGCGCAAAAGCATCTTGCACAGTCCCCGATATGCCGTCGGGACCTTGGTGTAGACAACGGCGTCGTGCTGGAAGTGGACCAGCCAGCCCTGCCGGAGGATGAGGTTGGTCATGGCCCGGTCTTCCCCGATATTGGCCTCCCGACCGAGAAAGGTCTGGTTGAGCCATTCATCGAGAATGGGCACCACGGCACTGCGGCGGTATCCTGACAATGCCCCGGGCGTGCACATGACCGTGTTCACCCGGCTCTGGGATGCTCTGATGAAGTCAAAGGAAAAGGTAAAGGAAACGTCCAGCATCTTGGGAATCAGCCCCTCCCCGACGTTCAAAACCCTGACGTTCCCGGCCACGGCCCCCACTCGCCCGTTGCGGACCATGACGCTGGCCAGACTGCGGATGGTTCCGGGGGCAACCTCGGAATCGCTGTCGATGGTTACCAGAATTTCGCCCCTGGCCCGGACGAAACCCTCGTAGAGGGCTCTTCGCTTGCCGTGGTTGATCGGCTGCCGGACAAGCTCCAGCCGGTCTGGAAACTCCCTGGCCGCAGCCTGCATCCAGATCCAGGTATCGTCTCTGCTGCCGTCGTCCACGCAGACGACCTGCATTCGTGTCCAGGGGTAGTCGCTGGCCATGACGCTCCGGACCGTATCCAGGACCTGACGGCCTTCGTTGTAGGCCGGTATGACCACCGTGCAGAGAGGAAGGTCCTTGTCGGGACACGATGGAGTCG
Coding sequences within it:
- a CDS encoding adenylyl-sulfate kinase, with product MWFVGLPGSGKSSLARGVAKALRAEGMDVDLLEMDARRKSYFPNPTYSGEERAEAYRLFAEEGAALARDGRRVVMDGTAPKRAMRDHCRNLAPRFVEVMVRCRLETAMAREAARPEGLVMAGLYEKALERRRTGQNFPGLGQVVGVDVPFEENPEAELVIENDCPDPERGVAAVLEFLRRWLGDFRR
- a CDS encoding aminoglycoside phosphotransferase family protein, whose protein sequence is MIELSLANIENYLTRTFPGQVRLTGVGDIGSLDEQGMKDFGYGKPMLVSFEVDGRPRQAVLSMMRGDKYGHQFLWDRAAILMFQYDAGSRMPKHVCPLGLGYVDGQGRLEPVLDPKEFFIVNEKVEGDDYFLHLERIKNGEFRDSDVRLARDFAAWLSEVHARKHEAADLYVRRTRQLLGDSECIWGIVDGYPFPYEPFPVKRIKALEKRLIDWRWKLRGYTHRLCAVHGDFHPWNVLVRPDGDFTVLDRSRGEWGEPADDVSTMTCNYLLFSLYGHAGLGGHFEALYTAFWEEYLGRTEDSEMLEVIAPYFVFRALVIASPEWYPNHPPQVREGLFRFMERVLDDEVFDWRNINKYMVP
- a CDS encoding glycosyltransferase family 2 protein — protein: MSRKSDSFVLTNKLVSMTKPVDNLGWRFNWSKVTVALSLVTILALAVAMRLHLADDLERLRLEAFQSPWAWVGLAMIVLSFLVLVWRIFLVVGYRSTPSCPDKDLPLCTVVIPAYNEGRQVLDTVRSVMASDYPWTRMQVVCVDDGSRDDTWIWMQAAAREFPDRLELVRQPINHGKRRALYEGFVRARGEILVTIDSDSEVAPGTIRSLASVMVRNGRVGAVAGNVRVLNVGEGLIPKMLDVSFTFSFDFIRASQSRVNTVMCTPGALSGYRRSAVVPILDEWLNQTFLGREANIGEDRAMTNLILRQGWLVHFQHDAVVYTKVPTAYRGLCKMLLRWARSNIRETLALCRFAFKRFRPEGATGARINLLVHLLRMSVGECFKLSLPLVLMIWPLLAGYNLLIGLVTAALVPALFHFVRNRNTDFLWAFPYAAFWLVGLSWISLYALVTPHRNGWLTRDLATELGEVAQSKMAVNTARIAA